In a genomic window of Quercus lobata isolate SW786 chromosome 4, ValleyOak3.0 Primary Assembly, whole genome shotgun sequence:
- the LOC115987855 gene encoding F-box/kelch-repeat protein At3g23880-like, translating into MSDYLPDEVLLEILQRLSVKSLIQLRCVSKSWNSLITSSALINSHLARSLSLPSKSNNLIVRYRIDRPYVEHYKLIHDDNASFDQIQQLEIPVKCLHINHFILIGSINGLFSLYELDRFILWNPSIGKSITLPKPCIKTHDFGICYPAFGFDPRTNDYKVVRIVVQCVLMYKGPKQTLVEIYSLNEGSWRITSAGASYPLGISFNYWRRPAASLNGVVHFAANVKGSAFSPLVLSFDLGDEVFRMIPVPDSTFKEDDDVHTTVIAGSLTLLCHDPAMHTFNKHCSIWMMKEYGIVDSWTKLCTVDLNREIIRVLGLRKNGHIFVVAKLPCDWELSSYDLESQQVKKLGICGNPYFFHIDDYMENLVLLDKPNDAVSKRESE; encoded by the coding sequence ATGTCGGACTATCTCCCAGATGAGGTGTTGCTGGAGATACTTCAGAGACTAAGCGTGAAATCACTAATTCAATTAAGGTGCGTTTCAAAATCATGGAACTCTCTAATCACAAGCTCTGCTTTAATAAATTCCCACCTCGCTCGATCACTTTCACTTCCCTCCAAATCTAACAATTTAATTGTTAGATATCGCATTGATAGACCCTATGTAGAGCACTACAAATTAATTCATGATGACAATGCCTCATTTGATCAAATTCAACAACTTGAGATCCCAGTAAAGTGTCTTCATATTAaccattttatattaattggtTCCATCAATGGATTGTTCAGCCTTTATGAACTAGACCGCTTTATTCTTTGGAATCCCTCTATTGGGAAATCTATTACCCTTCCCAAACCTTGCATTAAGACGCATGACTTTGGTATATGTTATCCAGCATTTGGGTTTGATCCGCGGACTAATGATTATAAGGTGGTGAGGATTGTAGTTCAATGTGTACTTATGTACAAAGGGCCCAAGCAAACTCTGGTTGAGATTTACTCTCTTAATGAGGGCTCTTGGAGAATAACTAGTGCTGGCGCCTCTTATCCGCTGGgtattagttttaattattgGAGGCGACCAGCAGCTTCTTTAAATGGGGTTGTACATTTTGCAGCGAATGTTAAGGGCAGTGCCTTTAGTCCAttagttttgtcatttgatTTGGGTGATGAGGTTTTTCGCATGATACCAGTGCCGGATAGTACATTTAAAGAAGATGATGACGTTCATACCACAGTAATTGCGGGATCGCTTACTCTATTATGTCATGACCCTGCTATGCATACATTCAACAAGCATTGTTCCATTTGGATGATGAAAGAGTATGGCATCGTTGATTCTTGGACTAAACTGTGCACTGTTGATCTCAACAGAGAAATTATAAGGGTATTAGGTCTCCGGAAGAATGGACATATATTTGTAGTGGCAAAACTACCATGTGATTGGGAGCTCTCTTCGTATGACCTTGAGAGCCAACAAGTAAAGAAATTGGGGATATGTGGGAATCCATACTTTTTCCATATTGATGATTACATGGAAAACCTTGTCTTACTTGACAAACCAAATGATGCAGTTTCCAAAAGGGAGAGTGAGTAG
- the LOC115984751 gene encoding probable F-box protein At4g22060, with translation MGESFRKRRKVSRKISSKAWKAETEAKYSSSSSYSWSDLPAELLGLILRKVPFVDTIRCKAVCSSWRSAATQSQAQSHSIQSTPWLMLPSDQEGDFTTSCFFNLAEKKVYKMKDVFAAFGDDVWCVGSCHGWLVMLDDEASPVIFNPFSRVHIQLPLIPVEFFNPIDRSKFAQIKKDFISKAILFADPSHSNNFGLVVMIYGTLSSLAFCKQGDTTWTNFEGENRGYYDIICHDNRLYALRYNCSVEVWEFQSALPTKILSIEPTTTLQHVDGNLPRDKVSTQLYLVKTSSDFLIIQRTIGNFVNAEGDVVDESYLLSSSDTQPLVCPYRTKLFCVYKLDLSKKLLVKVESLKDQVVFLGGNQSMSLSSHDFSECVSNSIYFTDDRWSEMDVDYLYGGHDFGLFNLDDEEIRPIYHSDLEKFDPPPFWITPNPW, from the coding sequence ATGGGTGAGAGctttagaaaaagaagaaaagtttcaagaaaaatttcaagcaaAGCATGGAAGGCTGAAACTGAAGCAAAGTactcatcatcatcgtcatatTCATGGTCAGATCTCCCTGCTGAACTCTTAGGACTCATCCTAAGAAAGGTTCCCTTTGTTGACACTATTCGCTGCAAAGCTGTCTGTTCTTCTTGGAGATCCGCAGCTACACAATCACAAGCACAGTCTCATTCCATTCAAAGTACTCCATGGCTCATGCTTCCTAGTGACCAAGAAGGTGACTTTACAACAAGCTGCTTCTTTAATCTTGCAGAAAAGAAGGTTTACAAGATGAAGGATGTGTTTGCGGCTTTTGGTGATGATGTTTGGTGCGTGGGTTCTTGTCACGGCTGGCTGGTAATGTTGGATGATGAAGCCAGCCCAGTTATCTTTAATCCCTTCTCCAGAGTTCACATCCAACTGCCATTGATTCCTGTTGAATTCTTCAACCCAATTGATAGGTCCAAATTTGCCCAAATTAAGAAGGATTTTATCAGCAAAGCTATCTTGTTTGCAGACCCATCACATTCCAACAACTTTGGGTTGGTGGTGATGATCTATGGCACTCTCTCAAGCCTTGCATTCTGTAAGCAAGGAGACACAACATGGACCAACTTTGAGGGTGAAAATCGAGGCTACTATGACATTATATGCCATGATAATCGGCTTTACGCATTAAGATACAACTGTTCAGTGGAAGTGTGGGAGTTTCAGAGTGCTCTTCCAACGAAAATCTTGAGCATTGAACCTACAACAACACTGCAACATGTTGATGGTAATCTTCCCAGAGACAAAGTTTCAACTCAGTTGTATTTGGTGAAGACATCAAGTGACTTCTTGATCATCCAACGCACCATTGGAAATTTTGTAAATGCAGAAGGAGATGTTGTTGATGAATCTTACTTACTCAGTTCCAGTGACACACAGCCTTTGGTTTGTCCATACCGTACAAAGCTGTTTTGTGTCTACAAGTTAGATTTGAGCAAGAAACTGTTGGTAAAGGTGGAGTCTTTGAAGGATCAAGTTGTGTTTTTGGGCGGAAATCAGTCGATGTCATTGTCTAGTCATGATTTTTCAGAGTGCGTatcaaattcaatttatttcaCGGATGATCGATGGTCTGAGATGGACGTGGACTACTTGTATGGTGGCCATGATTTTGGATTGTTCAATTTAGATGATGAAGAGATTAGGCCAATTTACCATTCTGATTTGGAGAAGTTTGATCCGCCACCTTTTTGGATTACTCCTAATCCATGGTGA